TTAAAACTAAAAACTTTGGTCGCAAATCTCTAAAAGAAATTAAAGAAGTATTAGCGGATATGGGCCTTTCGTTGGGTATGAGGTTAGATAACTGGCCTCCAAAAGAGATTAAACGTTAAATTATTGATATCAGCATGGATTGCTGTTTCAAATGCGATGAACGACGATAGAGGTAATTAGTCATGCGTCATCAAAAAGCTACAAAAAAACTTGGTCGCAATAGTAGCCACCGCAGTTCTCTTTTAAGTAATCTTGCAATGGCATTATTTCGACATGAACGAATTGAGACTACTGAAGTAAAAGCAAAAGCATTACGTTCCTATGCTGAAAAGCTTATTACTTTAGGAAAACGCGGTGATTTGCATGCCAGACGTTTGGCTGCTCGTAATGTTCATGACCATGAAATTTTACAAAAACTATTTAGTGAAATTGGACCACGTTTTAAAGAGCGTCAAGGTGGATATACCCGAGTATTGAAGACTGGTACTAGACGTGGTGATGCAGCCGATCTTGCATTCATTGAATTAGTTGATTTTGCTGGTAAAAAAGAAACAACTAGTAGCGATAAAGCATCTAGTGAATCAAAGTAAATTTATACTTCTTTCTTACGTTAAGTTAAGTTACTAATAAATAAATATAAAAACTCTCTGCTGCTAACTTAATGTCATTT
This genomic interval from Deltaproteobacteria bacterium contains the following:
- the rplQ gene encoding 50S ribosomal protein L17 — translated: MRHQKATKKLGRNSSHRSSLLSNLAMALFRHERIETTEVKAKALRSYAEKLITLGKRGDLHARRLAARNVHDHEILQKLFSEIGPRFKERQGGYTRVLKTGTRRGDAADLAFIELVDFAGKKETTSSDKASSESK